The following proteins come from a genomic window of Natronosalvus vescus:
- a CDS encoding zinc-dependent alcohol dehydrogenase gives MSVDRSGTQQAVVTDGTGEAWAEDREIPEPEPGEALVRVTAIGICGSDVGLIGGEGPPWTDYPVVLGHEVAGEVVELGEGVDHLEVGQRVALHGFIFCGTCGACRDGRYYQCDDLKEIGFTVDGGYRKYAAWPAYTLTPLPDDVSDVEASQIDSAGCTLHALQRIQTSFTDTAAVLGPGSLGLYGVQLLRAQGVKDIVLTGTREARLEAGKQLGATRTVNVYEEDPVEAIMEHTDGRGVDVAVEAAGAGDVLDTCVQSAAKQGTIVLTGVFGQRKELDPDQIVAKELTVVGGVTASHAVDEVIELFRRDDLTIDGVVTHEFPLEEFEDALDAVRERRDGLVKAVLRP, from the coding sequence ATGAGCGTCGACAGATCGGGCACGCAGCAGGCGGTCGTCACCGACGGCACGGGTGAGGCGTGGGCCGAAGACCGTGAGATTCCCGAACCGGAACCTGGCGAGGCGCTCGTTCGCGTGACGGCAATCGGCATCTGTGGTAGCGATGTTGGCCTCATTGGAGGCGAAGGGCCGCCGTGGACGGACTACCCCGTCGTCCTCGGCCACGAGGTCGCCGGCGAGGTCGTCGAACTCGGCGAGGGGGTCGACCACCTCGAGGTCGGCCAGCGGGTGGCCCTCCACGGCTTCATCTTCTGTGGCACCTGCGGCGCGTGTCGCGACGGTCGGTACTACCAGTGTGACGACCTCAAGGAAATCGGTTTCACCGTCGACGGTGGCTACCGAAAATATGCGGCCTGGCCCGCGTACACGCTGACACCGTTGCCGGACGACGTCTCCGACGTCGAGGCCAGTCAGATCGACTCGGCCGGTTGTACGCTGCACGCGTTACAGCGGATTCAGACGTCGTTTACCGACACGGCGGCCGTTCTCGGCCCGGGTTCGCTCGGCCTCTACGGCGTTCAGTTGCTGCGCGCCCAGGGTGTCAAGGACATCGTCCTCACCGGAACGCGAGAGGCACGTCTCGAGGCCGGCAAACAGCTCGGAGCCACGCGAACGGTGAACGTCTACGAGGAAGATCCAGTCGAGGCGATCATGGAACACACCGACGGTCGCGGCGTCGACGTTGCGGTCGAGGCCGCTGGCGCTGGCGACGTGCTCGACACCTGCGTCCAGAGCGCTGCCAAACAGGGCACGATCGTGCTGACGGGTGTGTTCGGGCAGCGAAAGGAACTCGATCCGGATCAGATCGTTGCGAAGGAACTCACCGTCGTCGGCGGCGTGACCGCCTCACATGCCGTAGACGAGGTGATCGAACTGTTCCGGCGGGACGACCTCACCATCGACGGCGTCGTCACCCACGAGTTCCCGCTCGAGGAGTTCGAGGACGCGCTCGATGCGGTTCGGGAACGGCGTGACGGTCTCGTCAAGGCGGTACTTCGGCCGTAG
- a CDS encoding sugar phosphate isomerase/epimerase family protein has protein sequence MKLGLCTIAAGNQPIETVASIAADAGYAGIEIWGRGHIGDGSEAACRSVREAARDNDLEIPVYGSYLRPGTDGFDAIDEELEIADRLGASLIRVWAGHEEFQDRSDEHWRRTIDDLQTLSDRTAENGIGVTVEKHEGTLTNTQDGARRLIEAVDRPNCGLNWQPLFGLSPDEVLAEARELAPLSNNVHVQAVPESGRPPDERCLLEDAFFDVPAVVDAFEEAGLDGYVEVEFVTDDLAFEEAAERDREYLESILAGRTE, from the coding sequence ATGAAGCTCGGACTTTGTACGATTGCGGCCGGGAACCAGCCGATCGAGACGGTGGCGTCGATCGCCGCGGACGCCGGATACGCCGGCATCGAAATCTGGGGCCGCGGGCACATCGGCGACGGCTCGGAGGCGGCCTGTCGGTCGGTTCGCGAGGCCGCCCGGGACAACGACCTGGAGATCCCCGTCTACGGCTCGTACCTCCGACCGGGGACGGACGGGTTCGACGCGATTGACGAAGAACTCGAGATAGCCGATCGACTTGGCGCCTCCCTGATCCGGGTCTGGGCCGGACACGAGGAGTTTCAGGATCGGTCGGACGAGCACTGGAGGCGGACGATCGACGACCTGCAGACCCTCTCCGATCGGACGGCTGAAAACGGGATCGGCGTAACCGTCGAGAAGCACGAAGGAACGCTGACGAACACCCAGGACGGTGCCAGACGACTCATCGAGGCAGTCGATCGTCCAAACTGCGGACTCAACTGGCAGCCGTTGTTTGGCCTCAGCCCCGACGAGGTGCTTGCGGAAGCCCGCGAACTCGCCCCGCTGTCGAACAACGTCCACGTACAGGCCGTCCCCGAATCCGGCCGCCCGCCCGACGAACGGTGCCTGCTCGAGGACGCGTTCTTCGACGTCCCGGCCGTCGTCGACGCGTTCGAGGAGGCGGGGTTGGACGGTTACGTCGAAGTGGAGTTCGTCACCGACGATCTCGCGTTCGAGGAGGCCGCTGAACGGGATCGTGAGTACCTCGAATCGATCCTCGCCGGGCGTACCGAGTAG
- a CDS encoding IclR family transcriptional regulator yields MTSKRSSGGSKKRIQAVQTTLDIFEMLRESGGAGVTEIAREIGVTKGTVHNHLATLEANDYVIKETDETYHLGLRFIDVAHHAKSRISILDLARTEVDKLAEKSGEMALFTVEEHGVGVCLHVAHGEQAVQTPLHVGHRSELHHTAVGKAILAHLPPERVDAIVEKRGLTQLTDKTITDTEQLHEQLKEVQKRGIAFNEQETIQGLVGVGAPITDQQGNVLGALSIIGPSSRMDEDRLQRELPDMIMRSVNVIEINLTSL; encoded by the coding sequence ATGACGTCAAAACGGAGTTCGGGGGGGTCGAAAAAGCGGATCCAGGCCGTCCAAACGACGCTGGACATCTTCGAGATGCTTCGCGAGAGCGGGGGTGCTGGCGTCACCGAAATCGCCAGGGAAATCGGCGTCACGAAGGGAACCGTTCACAACCACCTCGCCACGCTCGAGGCGAACGATTACGTGATCAAGGAAACCGATGAAACCTACCACCTAGGGCTTCGGTTTATCGACGTCGCCCACCACGCGAAGTCCCGGATCTCCATCCTCGACCTCGCCCGCACGGAGGTCGACAAACTGGCAGAAAAGAGCGGAGAGATGGCGCTGTTTACCGTCGAAGAACACGGTGTCGGGGTCTGTTTGCACGTCGCCCACGGCGAACAGGCGGTTCAGACGCCGCTGCACGTCGGCCACCGGAGCGAACTCCACCACACGGCCGTCGGAAAGGCGATCCTGGCACATCTGCCGCCGGAACGCGTCGACGCGATCGTTGAGAAACGTGGCCTGACCCAGCTAACCGACAAGACGATCACTGACACCGAGCAACTCCACGAGCAGTTGAAAGAGGTTCAAAAGCGCGGGATCGCGTTCAACGAACAGGAGACGATTCAGGGATTAGTCGGCGTCGGCGCACCGATCACGGATCAACAGGGGAACGTACTCGGTGCGTTGAGCATCATCGGCCCGTCCAGTCGGATGGACGAGGATCGACTCCAGCGCGAGCTGCCGGATATGATCATGCGAAGCGTCAACGTCATCGAGATCAACCTCACCTCGCTGTGA
- a CDS encoding YdcF family protein: MVVVTLGRQLQSKSDIDELHDRVDVGVSVFRRTDAQYLIFSGGRTNQVLPRSESAEMEAYGLEAGIDPDRIRLENRSLDTIGNGYFSRRLIDGLPTAVDTVYLVTSAYHLERATYVFDQCVGDRYDVVPVEAGPGRQERRRAERQRLRRTRAFFDGVSSGDVETIARRLQERHDYYDELSVAHA; this comes from the coding sequence ATGGTCGTCGTCACGCTCGGTCGGCAGCTCCAGTCGAAATCCGACATCGACGAACTGCACGATCGGGTCGACGTCGGAGTCAGCGTTTTTCGGCGAACCGATGCTCAGTACCTGATTTTCAGCGGTGGCCGGACGAACCAGGTACTCCCACGATCGGAGTCTGCGGAGATGGAAGCGTACGGGCTCGAGGCTGGCATCGACCCGGATCGGATTCGCCTCGAGAATCGGTCACTCGATACGATCGGGAACGGTTACTTCAGTCGACGACTCATCGATGGACTGCCCACAGCGGTGGACACGGTGTATCTCGTCACGTCCGCGTACCACCTCGAGCGGGCGACGTACGTCTTCGACCAGTGCGTCGGCGATCGGTACGACGTCGTGCCGGTCGAAGCCGGTCCGGGCCGTCAGGAGAGACGACGAGCGGAGCGACAGCGGTTGCGGCGAACGCGCGCCTTCTTCGACGGTGTCTCCTCCGGCGACGTCGAGACAATCGCGAGACGACTTCAGGAGCGACACGACTACTACGACGAGCTATCGGTGGCACACGCGTGA
- a CDS encoding fumarylacetoacetate hydrolase family protein: protein MHTVRFTDPSGYPRTGELTDDGIDTGDRLYDPDSVTVLPPCEPTKIVCQAGGFMDHREESGFDDLPERPELFLKTPNCVVGHGDAIELPPGRDEIHFEAEFGIVIDQQCRNVPESEAMDVVAGFTCVNDISNRDDQAEERNWVRGKAFDSSLPMGPVMATPDEVPDDARLELRLNGDTKQETTRDMMIFSVAELVAEVTELITLEPGDVIASGTPFGPDSLAEGDVVEVEFEGVGTLENHVTTR from the coding sequence ATGCACACCGTTCGATTTACCGATCCATCCGGCTACCCCCGGACTGGCGAGTTGACCGATGACGGAATCGACACCGGCGACCGGCTCTACGATCCGGATTCGGTCACCGTGTTGCCACCCTGCGAACCCACGAAAATCGTCTGCCAGGCCGGCGGGTTCATGGATCACCGGGAGGAGTCCGGATTCGACGATCTTCCGGAACGTCCCGAGCTATTCCTGAAGACACCCAACTGTGTCGTCGGCCACGGCGACGCCATCGAACTCCCCCCAGGTCGGGACGAGATTCACTTCGAAGCCGAGTTCGGTATCGTCATCGACCAACAGTGTCGAAACGTCCCGGAATCCGAGGCGATGGACGTCGTGGCGGGCTTTACCTGCGTCAACGACATCTCGAACCGCGACGACCAGGCTGAGGAGCGAAACTGGGTTCGCGGAAAGGCGTTCGACTCGTCGTTACCGATGGGGCCCGTGATGGCCACACCCGACGAGGTGCCCGACGACGCCCGCCTCGAGCTACGCCTCAACGGCGACACCAAACAGGAGACGACCCGCGACATGATGATCTTCTCCGTCGCCGAACTCGTTGCCGAGGTCACCGAACTCATCACCCTCGAGCCGGGTGACGTCATCGCGAGCGGAACGCCGTTTGGCCCGGATTCCCTCGCCGAAGGCGACGTCGTCGAGGTCGAGTTCGAGGGCGTCGGAACGCTCGAGAATCACGTCACGACGCGGTAA
- a CDS encoding N,N-dimethylformamidase beta subunit family domain-containing protein: protein MESIRARALTGARVASDRLSRRRWLQIGIAGGSGAAIITSGCLSEDESAGSDDERDGGPNSGEESEESEAVERTLSSENDRDGDDGWKPRVSPSERPEHVEHLIEGYTGETSVLPGDSLEFYVRTDDDWTYRIDVYRLGWYDGDGGRLTTTIPSSGDSRGTDQPIPEPDPETGEVACDWDVTDVLEVPVDWLSGLYLARFVLTSGPEAGTSTTHPFVVRPHPDRDPAVLVQLPLATAQAYNGWGGKSLYDHTSEGEPANVVSHDRPYVNEVTFHLNYAVHLLRFLEQEGYDVAYVCDSDVHRDPSLVENQGVVLSAGHDEYWSRPQRLAFQRAVDAGSNVGFFGANIAYWQVRYENDARSMVCYKHTVEDDPIQDERRTGLFRDVGLPECELLGVQGWGAGLYNFPNFTVQEDAMDHPWMANTGFEPGDEILAVVGPEWDWVRDDCPPPGEYTNFFHYEEGTSDLEIERPADADAIAYNSEAGGTVFSAGTLGYTRAIDPDPDWNRGWPYVRVREYAPSIADPDPRLQEFTRNLLDDFVNSSR from the coding sequence ATGGAATCGATCCGGGCGAGAGCCCTCACTGGAGCACGCGTCGCGAGCGATCGATTGAGCCGTCGTCGGTGGCTGCAAATCGGCATCGCGGGCGGGAGCGGTGCCGCGATCATCACGAGCGGTTGTCTCTCGGAGGACGAGTCGGCCGGATCCGACGACGAACGCGACGGCGGGCCAAATTCGGGGGAGGAATCCGAGGAATCCGAGGCTGTCGAGCGAACCCTCTCGAGCGAAAACGACCGCGATGGGGACGACGGCTGGAAACCCCGGGTCAGTCCCAGCGAGCGCCCCGAGCACGTCGAACACCTGATCGAAGGCTACACCGGTGAGACGAGCGTCTTACCCGGCGACTCCCTCGAGTTCTACGTTCGAACGGATGACGACTGGACGTATCGGATCGACGTCTACCGATTGGGCTGGTACGACGGTGACGGCGGTCGCCTCACGACGACGATTCCCTCGAGCGGTGACTCCCGAGGGACGGATCAGCCGATTCCCGAACCGGATCCCGAAACCGGCGAAGTCGCCTGCGACTGGGACGTAACCGACGTGCTCGAGGTGCCGGTCGACTGGCTGAGCGGGCTCTACCTCGCTCGGTTCGTCCTGACCTCAGGCCCCGAGGCGGGGACGTCGACGACCCACCCGTTCGTCGTTCGACCGCATCCCGACCGCGACCCGGCTGTGCTCGTGCAGCTCCCGCTGGCGACCGCACAGGCGTACAACGGGTGGGGCGGCAAGAGCCTCTACGACCACACGAGCGAGGGAGAGCCGGCAAACGTCGTCTCCCACGACCGCCCGTACGTGAACGAGGTCACGTTCCACCTGAACTACGCGGTACACCTCCTGCGCTTTCTCGAGCAAGAAGGATACGACGTCGCGTACGTCTGTGACAGCGACGTCCACCGCGACCCCTCGCTCGTCGAGAACCAGGGCGTCGTCCTCAGCGCCGGTCACGACGAGTACTGGAGTCGACCCCAGCGCCTGGCGTTTCAACGAGCGGTCGACGCCGGATCGAACGTCGGCTTCTTCGGGGCGAACATCGCCTACTGGCAGGTTCGCTACGAGAACGACGCACGGTCGATGGTCTGCTACAAACACACCGTCGAAGACGATCCGATTCAGGACGAGCGTCGAACCGGGCTGTTCAGGGATGTGGGGCTGCCCGAGTGCGAACTGCTCGGCGTCCAGGGATGGGGGGCCGGCCTGTATAACTTCCCGAACTTCACGGTACAGGAGGACGCCATGGATCATCCGTGGATGGCGAACACCGGCTTCGAACCGGGTGACGAGATCCTGGCGGTCGTCGGCCCGGAGTGGGACTGGGTCAGGGACGACTGTCCGCCACCCGGTGAGTACACGAACTTCTTCCACTACGAGGAGGGGACGAGCGACCTCGAGATAGAGCGCCCGGCCGACGCGGACGCGATCGCGTACAACAGCGAGGCCGGTGGCACCGTCTTCAGCGCGGGGACGCTCGGCTACACACGGGCGATCGATCCGGATCCCGACTGGAACCGCGGCTGGCCGTACGTTCGGGTTCGGGAGTACGCGCCGTCGATCGCCGACCCGGATCCACGCCTCCAGGAGTTCACCCGGAATCTGCTCGACGACTTCGTGAATTCGTCGCGGTGA
- a CDS encoding amidohydrolase family protein encodes MTTETNHAEWRRDQPVIDMHTHIGVDHLEEAIELMDRNGLETMVDISAYSGETFDEFVEAIADYPGRFGVFGGFEFEDFGEDGWLERELERMERAVEAGAVGFKIHKRMGLVYTDPEGDVVPVDDERLAPLFEKASELDVPIAFHTADPKAFFEPLTPENERYAELSENPDWWWGDHENHPYRWWELIRQLEKVISRHPETTFIGVHFGCAAEEVGYVADVMRDNPNYVVDVSARLPEIGRHDPAFVRDVFIEFQDRILFGTDLGVRETLMLGSPQGFDPTHEQAEAFYDAHWHYFETDEAEIDHPTPIQGDWTVDAIDLPREVLEKFYVTNAQRILGL; translated from the coding sequence GTGACGACCGAGACGAACCACGCCGAGTGGCGACGCGACCAGCCAGTGATCGATATGCACACGCACATCGGCGTCGATCACCTTGAGGAGGCCATCGAACTGATGGATCGCAACGGCCTCGAGACGATGGTCGACATCTCGGCGTACTCCGGCGAGACCTTCGACGAGTTCGTGGAGGCGATCGCGGACTACCCCGGTCGCTTCGGCGTCTTCGGCGGCTTCGAGTTCGAGGACTTCGGCGAAGACGGCTGGCTCGAACGCGAACTCGAGCGGATGGAACGCGCGGTCGAGGCCGGGGCCGTCGGCTTCAAGATCCACAAGCGGATGGGTCTCGTCTACACCGACCCCGAGGGCGACGTCGTCCCCGTCGACGACGAACGTCTCGCCCCGCTGTTCGAGAAGGCGAGCGAACTGGACGTCCCCATCGCGTTTCACACCGCGGATCCGAAGGCGTTTTTCGAACCACTTACCCCGGAGAACGAGCGCTACGCGGAGCTGTCGGAGAACCCCGACTGGTGGTGGGGCGATCACGAGAACCACCCCTATCGCTGGTGGGAACTCATCCGACAGCTCGAGAAGGTGATCAGCCGCCACCCCGAGACGACGTTCATCGGCGTCCACTTCGGGTGTGCGGCAGAGGAGGTCGGCTACGTTGCCGACGTCATGCGGGACAACCCGAACTACGTCGTCGACGTCTCGGCACGACTCCCCGAAATTGGTCGCCACGATCCCGCGTTCGTCCGCGACGTCTTCATCGAGTTTCAGGATCGCATCCTCTTCGGGACGGATCTGGGCGTGCGCGAGACGCTCATGCTCGGATCGCCCCAGGGGTTCGACCCGACCCACGAGCAGGCCGAGGCGTTCTACGACGCCCACTGGCACTACTTCGAGACCGACGAGGCGGAGATCGATCACCCCACGCCGATTCAGGGCGACTGGACGGTCGACGCCATCGATCTTCCACGAGAGGTGCTCGAGAAGTTCTACGTGACGAACGCTCAGCGGATTCTGGGCCTGTAG
- a CDS encoding sulfatase family protein — translation MRVLVIDVDSLRPDHLGCYGYERATSPTIDALADRGVRFDRCYASDTPCLPSRTALATCRFGVNTGVVTHHGEGQRYDEPGDGHDPGADRMPAFRYLAENGVYTASVSQFSQRHLAYHFSANFQESIMPTATAGGPAVEDCSDVTPVVESWLDRHATDDDWLLHVNYWDVHHPYLGIEEFVDPVRESGPPPSWPDRETIDDQQEMTGIRTADLWPSAGQYRPGWEESYDYRMPESVESREDVEQFVDGYDASIRRVDGEIATLLEALERHGVREDTAIVVTADHGEAFGEHGIYAEHAFPHPACQRVPMIVSWPGVTDEGAGTAVDEQIYQFDLLPTVCDLADLDVPSGWDAESFTPALEGEPFDGRETIVSGHGIYTYGRAVCQDRWLYVRLLHPGVFSYPGLYNDPALTNDGLELLHDLEADPHQTTNLVDACPEKTAELRAELDRWLVERLSDRWHEQRPVEARGRDPLARTASRGPYLYADPDALLELYREHDRSDGQIEAVERTMERFPRSR, via the coding sequence ATGAGAGTTCTCGTCATCGACGTCGACTCCCTGCGACCGGATCACCTCGGCTGTTACGGCTACGAACGGGCGACCTCGCCGACGATCGACGCGCTGGCCGACCGCGGCGTTCGGTTCGATCGGTGTTACGCCTCGGACACGCCGTGTCTCCCCAGTCGAACCGCGCTGGCGACGTGCCGGTTCGGCGTGAACACGGGCGTCGTGACCCACCACGGCGAGGGCCAGCGATACGACGAACCCGGCGACGGCCACGACCCTGGCGCCGATCGGATGCCGGCGTTCCGGTATCTCGCCGAGAACGGCGTCTACACGGCGTCGGTGAGCCAGTTCTCCCAGCGCCATCTGGCCTATCACTTCAGCGCCAACTTCCAGGAGTCGATCATGCCGACGGCGACTGCGGGCGGACCGGCGGTCGAGGACTGCTCGGACGTCACGCCAGTCGTCGAATCCTGGCTGGACAGACACGCGACCGACGACGACTGGCTCCTCCACGTCAACTACTGGGACGTCCACCACCCCTACCTGGGCATCGAGGAGTTCGTCGACCCGGTACGCGAGAGCGGGCCGCCACCGTCGTGGCCCGACCGCGAGACGATCGACGACCAGCAGGAGATGACCGGGATTCGCACCGCCGATCTGTGGCCGAGCGCCGGCCAGTACCGACCCGGCTGGGAGGAGTCCTACGACTACCGGATGCCCGAATCCGTCGAGAGTCGCGAGGACGTCGAGCAGTTCGTCGACGGCTACGACGCCAGCATCCGCCGCGTCGACGGCGAAATCGCGACACTGCTCGAGGCGCTCGAGCGCCACGGCGTTCGTGAGGACACCGCGATCGTCGTGACCGCCGATCACGGCGAAGCCTTCGGCGAACACGGGATCTACGCCGAACACGCCTTCCCCCATCCCGCGTGCCAGCGCGTCCCGATGATCGTCTCCTGGCCGGGCGTCACGGACGAGGGCGCTGGAACCGCCGTCGACGAACAGATCTACCAGTTCGACCTCTTACCGACGGTCTGTGACCTCGCCGATCTCGACGTCCCGTCCGGGTGGGACGCCGAATCCTTCACGCCAGCCCTCGAGGGCGAGCCCTTCGACGGGCGGGAGACGATCGTCTCCGGACACGGCATCTACACCTACGGTCGAGCCGTCTGCCAGGATCGGTGGCTGTACGTTCGCCTGCTCCACCCCGGCGTGTTCTCCTACCCGGGCCTCTACAACGATCCGGCGCTCACGAACGACGGGCTGGAGCTGTTACACGACCTCGAGGCGGATCCCCACCAGACGACGAACCTCGTCGACGCCTGCCCCGAGAAGACGGCGGAACTGCGCGCGGAACTCGACCGCTGGCTCGTCGAGCGCCTCTCGGATCGGTGGCACGAGCAACGGCCGGTCGAGGCTCGCGGGCGTGATCCCCTCGCACGGACGGCCTCGCGGGGGCCGTACCTGTACGCCGATCCGGACGCCCTCCTCGAGTTGTATCGCGAACACGACCGCTCAGACGGCCAGATCGAGGCGGTCGAGCGGACGATGGAGCGGTTCCCGCGGTCGCGGTAG
- a CDS encoding Gfo/Idh/MocA family protein gives MTMPTVGYIGLDHHHTEPYLESLAELPVSVTAACEPDESFDADSVEGLSNVPLYADPERLLDAEEPDIVWVTLSNRDTPAVVEAAIDRGVDVYTEKPAARTGADLERVRDAADEADATVGVSYTWRGHPASQELRQRAATGFFGDLRAVEARFVASQLACRDDDHYLFDQEASRGGIVQWLGIHWIDLLPWILDDPVARVNARLTAERAGVDVDDGAVVQFELASGAIGTLHCGYYLREGRYDTNLSITGMDGRATWDPMGDYFGFEDETTVEFESTREAYASTPRRFLTYDYAPIPGYGGGYGLDFMQQFLDARTHEDVEPPADLTDALSVLRVLDAVYESADSGSWVDVAGATPAAEARL, from the coding sequence ATGACGATGCCGACGGTTGGGTACATCGGACTGGATCACCACCACACCGAACCGTACCTGGAGAGTCTCGCCGAGTTGCCGGTGTCGGTGACGGCCGCCTGCGAACCCGACGAGTCGTTCGACGCCGATTCGGTCGAGGGCCTCAGCAACGTCCCGCTCTACGCCGACCCCGAACGGCTGCTCGATGCCGAGGAGCCGGACATCGTCTGGGTGACGCTCTCGAACCGGGACACGCCCGCCGTCGTCGAGGCGGCGATCGATCGCGGTGTCGATGTCTACACCGAAAAACCGGCCGCGCGGACGGGCGCTGACCTCGAGCGCGTCCGTGACGCCGCGGACGAGGCCGACGCAACCGTAGGCGTCTCCTACACCTGGCGCGGTCACCCCGCCTCCCAGGAGCTACGTCAGCGCGCGGCGACCGGCTTCTTCGGCGACCTCCGAGCCGTCGAAGCGCGGTTCGTCGCCTCCCAGCTCGCCTGCCGGGACGACGATCACTATCTGTTCGACCAGGAGGCGAGTCGCGGCGGCATCGTCCAGTGGCTGGGCATTCACTGGATCGATCTGCTCCCGTGGATTCTGGACGACCCGGTCGCCCGTGTGAACGCTCGATTGACCGCCGAACGGGCAGGAGTCGACGTGGACGACGGCGCCGTCGTACAGTTCGAACTCGCCTCGGGCGCGATCGGAACGCTTCACTGTGGCTACTACCTCCGAGAGGGGCGGTACGACACCAACCTCTCGATCACGGGTATGGACGGCCGGGCGACCTGGGATCCGATGGGCGATTACTTCGGCTTCGAGGACGAGACGACCGTCGAGTTCGAGTCGACTCGAGAGGCGTACGCGAGCACACCCCGCCGGTTTCTCACCTACGACTACGCGCCGATCCCGGGCTACGGTGGCGGCTACGGACTCGACTTCATGCAACAGTTCCTCGATGCACGCACGCACGAGGACGTCGAGCCCCCGGCCGATCTGACCGACGCACTGTCGGTGCTTCGCGTCCTCGACGCGGTGTACGAGTCGGCCGACTCGGGGTCGTGGGTCGACGTCGCCGGCGCGACACCGGCGGCTGAAGCGCGACTATGA